One Planctomycetaceae bacterium genomic window, TTCCCCGGCGACGTCCGGTGAAACGGCAATGAATTCACTGACCCCCTTCAACGCAGAACGCAGCGGCAGGCACCGCGACCTGCGGTCCGTCGGCTCACCGGACGGCGACAAAACGGAAGTGTCGCGATCATGGTTGCGAAGCGGCCCGGCGTTTCAGCTTCGTACGTCGCTGGACGATTCTCTGCTGCTTGACGACGGCACGCTCATTCGTTCGACGAGACTGGCTCGGCTGGAAGCGACGCTGCTGATCGCCGGAACTCCCGTGTCGGCCAGGAAACTGGTTCAACTCGCGCGGCTGGTTGACGTGAAGGAAGTTCATCAACTGATCGAACGGCTCAATACCAGCTACGATCGATCACGTTCCGCGTTTCGCATTGAACCGACGGGCACGGGATTTCAAATGATGACCCGTCCCGCACTTGCCGCGTGGCTGGATCGATTGCATCACCGTCAGGCGCGCATGAAGCTGTCTCAGCCGGCGATGGAAACGCTGACGATCATTGCCTACCGGCAGCCGGTGACGCGCGCCGATGTGGAAAGCATTCGAGGCGTGCAGTCGTCAGATCTGATCCGGCAACTGATCGATCGCGGTTTGGTTCGAGTTGGTGGGGAAGACGATTCGCTCGGCCGGCCATTCCTGTATGAAACGACGCGGCAGTTTCTGGATATGCTCGGCCTCGGACGCATTCAGGACATGCCGGATTTTCAGACATTGGGCCGCACCGCCCCGGCAGTCGAGCCCAAAGTAGATTCTGCCGAAGTCGCCGCCGCTGACGAGGCGGCCTCCGACAACGAAAGCACTCGGCAGGCACCGGCTGCCTGAAACTGCCAGGCAGCTTGAAACGGTCCGCCAGAAGATCAGCAACTGCGCGGCGTCGGACAGTTGTGGAAGCCGGTTGTTTGACACCCCGCGCCGCTCGGGTACGCTCAGCGGGAACACGCAAGAGCCAGCGGCGTCGCTTCGGTGACTGCCCGCCAATTCCGGAGTCAGAGTCATGTTGCCGCGTCGTTTCCCACGATTTCTGGCCTGCGCCGCGCTGGCGGCTGCTGTCACTGCCGCGGCGGCCGACGATGGATCAGACACGGAAGATTTGTCGCCGAGCCAGCCGTATTCAGCCGTCAGAAGCGATCCGCTTGAGCATGATGTCGAATTCGTCGTCATCGTGACGCCGCCGTATCACTGTCAAAGCCTGGATGTGTGGATTCCCGTTCCTCAATCGGATCAGGCACAGGAAATTGCCAACAGTCAGTTCAGCACGTTTCCCGTTGAGACCGCCGCACAGATTGGCAACGAACCGATCTACAACAATCGCTTCGCGTACTTTCACTTCGACCATCCGCAGGGCGCGCAGATCATCCGGCACCAATTTCAGGCGAAAGTCTGGACTCTGGAATGGAATCTGGATGCGGAAAAGACGACGCGGCCCACCCGCTGGCCGGATCGTTTTGATCCCTATCGCCGTCCGCAGCCTGTGGACGATGAGCAGCAGTTGCAGACGCTGCTGCAGAGTATCGTTCCGGAACGAACAGAACCCGGAAACGAGCTCCGGAACGTCATGAACTGGGTCGATCAGAATATGACCTATGACCACGTTCACGCCTCGCTGTCGGCGGATGCGAATCACGCCTTAGCGGAACGGCGAGGACACTGCAGTGACTATCACGGTTTGTGTGCAACCATGGGACGGATGCTGGGTTACCCGGCACAAGTCACGTATGGCCTGTCGCTGTTTCCGAAGAATTCACCTTCGCATTGCAAGCTGGAAGCGTTTCTGCCGCCATACGGCTGGGTGAGCTACGACGTCTCAGAAACTCAGAAACTGGTGCAGAAAATCCGGAACGATGAACAGCTGAGTTCGCAGCAGAAAGCTGTGCTCACCAGCGCGGCTCGCAATCGAATGCAGTCCGGTTTCCGTGAAAACAGCTGGCTGCTGCTGACCCGCGGGTCTGATTATCAGCTGATCCCGAAGTCCAAGAATCCGGTCCGTGTTGTCCGCACCGCGTGGATTGAGGCAGATGGCGAACCTTTGCCGGAACCGGATCCGGCGAATCCGGAGCAACGCCAATTCGCATGGATGACGGCTCATCGGTACACATCGGACAAACCAGTGCAGTCGCCGTTCGCTGACTATACGACACTTGAGGAGTAGCCGGCGTCGCGCGGGGGCACAGCCGGCCGGCTACAGCAGGGCCGCTGCTTTGCCGAAGATCTCGTCCGCGATCTCATCCACGCCGCGGAGCTGCCCATCGTCGCTCAGGCTGTTAACAACACACCAATCGTCCCGGCTGGCAGCGAGGCTGACGTAACATTGGCGGACGTCTTCAAGATACGTCAAATCTGATTCATGAATGTCAGCTTGCGCGTCGGTGTAATCGCGCTGCCCTTTTCGACCGACGAGCGTACGACTCCAGCCTGCAGAAATGTCGATCAGAATGTTCAGCGCCGGACGTGGAAGTTGAAAGACGTCATGTTCGATCGTTTCAATCCACGCCAACAACCGCGTGCGATCCTCACCCTGCAGTTTGGCAGCCTGATGCGCGAGGTTGGAACCGACGAACCGGTCCAGCACAACGACATCGTGTGAGGCCATTGATTCCAGCAGCAAATTCTTCGATTCATACCGATCACCAGCGTAAAGCACCGCGGCGAGCTGCGGATGAACCTCATTCAGCAAACCGAACCGTCCGTTCAGATAATCGCCGATCGCTGCGCCGAAGTGCGTATCGGTATACCGAGGAAACTGAATGCAGGTGGCAGACCTGCCGACCGCGTACAGTCGCTCTGTCAGTCGCCGAGACTGAGTTCCCTTGCCGGCTCCGTCAATTCCTTCAATGGCGATAAGCAAAGTCATGTGGCGAAGGCTCAGCGTGGTTGTGGGAACGAGGCGACAGTGTTGCGATCCTCGGGCATGCTGCCGCAGGAATCGCTCTCCGAATCGACCGTGACGCGAGTCGCCAGCACTCCGTCTCGGCTTGCTGAATCAGCAACGCAGGACACAAACTGCCCCGCCTCGTGCCGTGTTCCGCGAAGCTCCACGGGCATGTACCAGCGATCCGTTCCTCGCACATAACCAGAATGATCGTCGGCGGAACGTTCAACCAGAACTTCCAGAGTGGCCTGCGACGCGACGCGACTGTTATAGAAATTTAGCGCCAGGTCACGTTCCAGCTCACTCAGGCGATGCACTCGCTGCCGGATCACCTCCGGCGGAACCTGATTCTCGAAATCGGTCGCGGGAGTCCCTTCACGGCGGCTGAACGGAAACACGTGGACCTTCATGAACCGGGCTCGACGACAGGTGTCGATTGTGTCCTGAAATTCTGCATCACTTTCGCCGGGAAAGCCCACGATGACGTCGGTCGTGAACGCCGGGTCGCCGCCGAGAGTCTCGCGGATCTGTTCCAGCCGATCCAGAAATCGCTGGACGCGGTAACGCCGTCTCATTCGCTGCAGAACCGTGTTCGACCCGCTTTGCAATGCCGGATGGAACTGCGGGCAAAGTCTCCCGCAGTCAGCGGCGGCTTTGATGAAATCGTCGTGGACCTCCACCGTTTCAATGCTGGACAGTCGCATTCGCCAATCGCCTGGGATGGAGTCCAGTCGGCGAAACAGATCCCACAGCCGATGCGGCTTCGCGCCGGGCGGCAGGTTGTTGGTGTCGATTCCGTAATGTCCGACGTGGATTCCGCTCAGCACGATTTCGCGGTATCCGTTGTCGATCAGTCTGCGGACTTCGTCCTCGATGTCGCCTGGCTGACGGCTGCGCAGTCCCGGGCGCACAGTGGGAATGATGCAGTACGAACATTTCAGGATGCAGCCGTCCTGGACCTTCACAAAGGCGCGGTGATGGCCATCGAACTCACTGATCCCGCCGGGCATGTCGACGATTCCGAACCGCCCGAGCACGTCCGGCAGTTCGCGCTTGTCCGTCACGACTTCGATGACATTCGGCAATTCGCTGACGGACTGCGGATCGCGAGTTGCATAGCAGCCCATCACGATTGTTTTCGTGCCGGGATTGTCCCGTGCCAGTCGCCGGATCACCTGACGCGACTTGGAATCACCGGTGTTTGTCACCGTGCACGTATTGACGACACACAGATCCGCGCGATCGGCGTCTTCCGCTTCACGGTAGCCGTTTGAACGAAACGCCTCGCGCACAAGCTGAGTTTCGTACTGGTTGACTTTGCAGCCCAGCGTGACAAGTTTGAACGTCCGATCCTGAATCACCGATCACGAATCCGAAAGCGAAGCGACATCCCGCGACCGGCCGGCGCCGGTCGTGCCGGGTTCGAATGGTGACCGTCGTGTGTGGAAATGGCAAACCGCACGCCCGCTGTTCTGTGACATTTTGCGTTCTGCGGCGGACGGCGCCGTCAGGGCATGTCGCACAGTCGCTGGATCAGTTCGCTGAGGTCCTTTGCCTGAAACGGCTTGGACAGCACTGCCACGAAGCCGTGTTCCTCGAAATTCGCGACCAGCGGGTCGTCCTGCCGGCCGGTCATGACCACGGCTTTGACGTCGGGGAATTCCTGTCGCAGCGGGTCGATGATTTCGTGTCCCCCCTGCCCATGAAGAACCGTCAGATCCAGCAGAGCGATCAGCAGCAGCGGAGGATCGGTCGGCGGCAATTCCCGCAGGATCTGCAGCGCTTCCTCCCCGGTCGCTGCGTCCAGCACGTCGTACTGCATGGACTTCAGAAGCATGGCGATTGCTTCGCGAACCAGTGGTTCGTCGTCCATGACGAGAATTCGGCACCGCTGCGGAGCGCCGAGCGACTCGTTGAGAGACATGATGCGGACTCGAAAGGCTGGAAGGCGGCCGGAGTGAGTCGGCGGGGAAAGCGGTACGGGGGCGGCAACTCAACTGAATGAACTGTAGGCCGGGATTTTGACGCCGGTTTCCGCTGATCGGATTTACTCGAAGGGGAATTCATGACTCACGGATGACCACCTGTTTGCTCACTGTTATCGTTACGTCCGGACTTGTTCCCGGCAGTGGAAAGGTGGCGTTTCGTGAACAGCGGGGCTCTGCGTCGTGACTTTGCAACACGTTCTGTTTCCGGTTTGCAGCGATTGCCGTGGCTGCCGCTGTTGTTGTGCGCAGCGATGCTGCTGATCGTCTGGACCTACTGGTTTCAGACACGGTTGCCGGGTCGGGTCATTATCGCCGGTGGTCCTTCGGGAGGCCGGTACGATCGTCTGGCGAATGCTCTGGCCGGGGAGTTGGAATCTCGCCTGGGCCTGGCGGTGGAAGTACGGCAGACGAAGGGATCGCTGGAGAACCTGCATCTGCTGGACGACGGCACCGTCGACCTGGGCTTCTATCAGCCGGAAACCCGTACTGTTCTGGAAGGTCCGCCGGACGATCGTCCGGAATCCGAACCGGCCTTTTTCGTCAGCAACCTGTATGCGGAATACCTGCTTCCGCTGGCGGCCTTCGATCACCCGGAGCATGAGCTGCAGTCGCTGTCCGGAACAATCTGGTCCAGCAATGACCGGCTGTCCGGTGACTTCGCGATGACGCAGTTGCTGCTGGATCATCTGGGAGCGAACGACGACACCATCGATGTAATCAGCGTGCCCTACGACGACCTTCCGCGGCAGATTCGCGACGGAACCGTTCATGTGGCGATCGTCTGCTGCGGACTGCAGGCTCCGATTCTGCAGGAGCTGTTTACCCGCCGGGTCGCCCGACCGCTGGACGTGCCGTTTGTCGATGCGTTCGCCGACAAGCACATTTCGCTGCAGAGAGTGACGGTGCCGGCGGGCTACTTTCGCATCCGTCCCGATCCCATGCCCGAGCGCGATTTCGAAACTGTGGCGCTGCGGGCTCAACTGCTGGCCAATTGCAGGGCTCCCGTCCGGCTGGTGGAAGAAGTTACTTCCATCGTGCTCGACCCGCGTTTTCAGCGGCAGCAGCACCTGACCGAGCTGTTCGGCGACGGAATCCCCTATGCGACCGACAGCCCGGAATTCACGATGCATGCGGGAGCGTCTCACATCTATTACCCCGACCTGAAGCCGCTGGTGAATCCGGATTTCGTGGAAGGCACCGAAGGGCTGCGTTCGTTTCTGGTATCGATCGTCGTCGCTGTCTGGTTTGTCCGGCGGTGGTGGATTCGACGGCGCACGCGGAGTCAGGAGCACCGGCTGGATCGCTACATCAGAAACCTGCTGCAACTGGAACGCGACCAGTTGGGCGTCGACGGCGAGAACCCGGACGACTACGCGGTCCTGCAGGAGCTTCTGGACAAGGTGACTCTGCTGCGTCAGGAAGTGCTTTCCGAATTCACAGCACACGAACTGAACGAAGACCGCGCCGTCGACTGCTTCATCGAGATGTGCCACGCCCTGAGCGACAAAGTCAGCGGCAAGCTGATTCGACATTGCCTGCGGCATTTCGGGCCTGTGCGGTCGTCGATGGATGGCGGTGACGTCGCTCCCTGTGCCGACTGAGCGACTCCCGCGTCCGCGTTTGAACTCATGCGCGTTGTTCGTCGCAAAAACGGGCATTCGCGGTGAGGCCGCGGCTCCTGCATATCCGCGCTTGCCAGTCGATGCTGGCAGCGGCGCAGGTTCAGGATCACCACTCGCCCTTGAACGTGCCGCGGTGACGACCGCGGAACACAGCGATTCCGTCCCGGGCTGACCGGAGCCCCGCTCTGTGGCATCCGCTCGTGGCTGTGATTAGACTTGCCCGCCTTGTCCTGAGCGGCTCAACGAGTGAGCGCGCTGGAAATGATCCGATCGATTCCTGATATCCCGGAACCTTCGCGGTGCGCTTCGGTTCCGTCATAACGACACAAAGACGGGAGACACCTTCGAATGAGTGACGGCGAACTTCAGGCAGCAGCGCCGAACGCAAAGCGACTGTTGTGGGCAGGCTTCATGGCAATTCTGGCCGCAGGAGTCGGATTTTCCATCCGGGCCGGCATTCTCGGACAGTGGGCCGAACAGTATGGCTTCACGATGACGGAACTCGGAGCGATTACCGGTGGCGGTCTGACCGGATTTGGCATCATCATTCTGTTGAGTTCCTTCATTGCCGACGCGGTGGGATATGGAAAACTGATGGGCACCGCACTGCTGACGCATCTCTTGTCCGCTGCGCTGACGCTGGCCGCCGGAGCGGCCTTTGCATCCGGCGGGAAAGATGCCGCGTTTCAGTGTCTGTACTGGGGCATGTTCTTGTTTGCGATCGGCAATGGAATTTGTGAAGCCGTCGTGAATCCGCTGGTCGCCGCCCTGTTTCCTCAGCAGAAGACCCACTATCTGAACATTCTGCACGCTGGCTGGCCGGGCGGTTTGATTGTCGGGGGGCTGGCTTCCTACTTCATGAATCCGGACAACGCAAAGCCGGTTGCCGGCAGATTCAAATTGCGTTGTTCCTGGTACCCGTAGTCCTCTACGGACTGATGGTGCTTGGGCAGCGATTTCCAAAATCTGAGGCTGGTGACGCAGGAGTCAGCTACGGCCAGATGTTCGCTCAACTGGCCGCTCCGCTGATGATCGTGCTTCTGATCATCCACGCGATGGTCGGCTACGTGGAACTGGGAACGGACTCGTGGATCGCCAAGATCACCGGCGCGATTATGGAATCACCTCAGAAGGGACTGCTGCTCTTTGTCTACACATCGGGACTCATGTTCGCACTCCGGTTCTTCGCGGGCCCGATCGTGCATCGCATCTCGCCGCTGGGACTGCTGTTTTTCAGTGCGTTGCTGGGTTTCGCGGGGCTGCAGTTGCTGGGATCGGCGACAACCGTTGCTCTGTGCGTTGTTGCAGCCACCGTCTACGCGTGCGGAAAGACGTTTTTCTGGCCGACGATGCTGGCCGTGGTATCCGAGCAGTTTCCAAAGGGCGGCGCCATTACGATTGGAGCGATCGGCGGCGTGGGGATGCTTTCAGCCGGATTGCTGGGCGGACCAGGCATCGGGTTCAAGCAGGACTACTACGCTACCGCGTCATTGAAGGAAAAATCCGCCGAAATCTACGAACGCTATAAAGCGCCGGAAGAGAATTCGTTCATCGGCTTCAAGGTCGTTGGGCTGGATGGTGCCAAGGTCGGCGTGCTGGGAGACGACGGAAAGGAACTTGCCCGTGCCACTGAGCTGATCGCTGCGTCGGGCGAAACCAGCGAGAACAATCAGAAGCTGAATGAGTGGTGGAACGATGCCAGGCAATTTGCGGCGACCGACAAGGAACAGGTCACCGAAGCCGGTCTGCACGGTGGGCGCATGGCGCTCAGGCTCACCTCCTACGTTCCCGCAACAATGGCAGTTCTGTATCTGCTGCTGATCCTGTATTTCAAGGCGCAAGGCGGGTACAAGGCAAAGACGCTGACTGAGGACCAGGCAACCGCCGCCGAAGTGGCGGCCGGAGTCTCGTCCGAAGCGTAGCGACGGCGTCGTTTCCTGAAGAAGCCATAGGAGTGCCCTCGATTTCGATGGCACTCCTTTTTTTTGCGAATCGAATGCAGTCAAGTCCGCTGTTTCAGCAGCCGGACCACGTCGTCCGAACTCTCGAAGCGGATTCCGGCGGGAAGATCGCGAGTGCCGCCGCTGCTGCTTTCAATGGACTCCGCCAGCGATTGCCAGTGCGAACGCGTCATTTTTTGCCGTGGCCAGTTCATGCGCTGCCACAGAATCGTCAGTGTGTGGCAAATGACGGGCGCCGGCCATGACGTCAGCACGCTGCGACTGAGCCGAACGGCGTCCGGCTGCTGATCGAGCGTCGCGTCGGCGAGAATTCCGTCCGCCAGAGCATCCAGGCATTCGAGTATCTGCTCACTTTGCGACGCCAGCGACACCAGGTTCTTCGCGACCTGCGGATTGAACTCTTCGGCCAGCATCGGCAGCAGACGTTCGCGAATTCGGTTGCGTGTGAATGCAGCGTCGGCGTTTGTCTGATCCGTGCGGTAACCGAGTCGTCGGGCGTTTAGATACGCAAGAATTTCCGCGCGGTTGATTCGAAGCATCGGTCGAATCAGAGTCACACCATCGGCCAGAGGACGGCGGTACTGCATGCCGCTCAGTCCCCGCAATCCGGTGCCGCGAAGGATGTGGTGCAGAACAGTCTCGGCCTGATCGTCCGCGTGATGTGCGGTGACGACCACGTCGCATTTTCGCTGGCCGGAGATTTGGGCGAAGAAATCGTACCGGGCGTTGCGGGCCGCTTCTTCCACGGTCGTTGCGGATTCGTCCGCGAGCCTGCCGGCATCAACGGTGTGTCGTTCGAATGGCAGGTGATGTTTCTCCGCGAGTGCCGCGACAAACGCTGCGTCGCCGTCGGATTCAACGCCGCGCAGTCCGTGATTGACGTGAGCAACCATCAGCCGCGGCGGTGAGACGACATCGCCCAGTTCCAAAATTCCGTGCAGCAGAGCGACACTGTCCGCTCCGCCGGACACGGCCACAATGGCGCGGCTGTGCGTGTCGACACCGCAGTGTTTGAAACCGCTTCGCAACTGAGCGGCGAAATCGTCGGATGGATGGTCCAGGAGTGTGTCTGCCCGTTATGTGCAGCGAAGTCAGGAAAAGACGACAGCTGATTTGGTCAGGAACAGGATGCATCACCGTTGCCGATCGACAGTCGATTCACCGGCCGTGAGGCTCCATTCCGCAGAAGGATGGACAGATGATCGCTGGTTCTCGCTGTCCGGTTGAACCTGACAGCGGCTTTGGTAGCATCTGCCCGTTGCCATCCGGCGGCTGTGGCTGCCAAAGTGGCTGGATGAAAGATCAGGTCTTCGGATCCTGCCGTAAACCATAAGGCGCAGAATACCCGATCGCGGTGTTCCGTTTGAGTTTGCGACCAAGTTCCTCAATCGCTTCCCTGCTGTACGTGATGTTTTCTTTCCTGCTGACCCTGTCTTTGCTGACCCTGCTGCTCGCCTGCTTCAGTCGCCGTCTTGTTCTGTCACTCCGGGCTGTGGTTCCGGTTGGCAGTCACTCGTGCGGAGAACGACTGATTTCGACAGACGAACCGTGCGGTCGTTCGTTGATTGTCAGGGCCATGCTGACTCATCCCCATGCGCCACCGTCAGTGCAGACGGCGCGCGCTCCGTACTCAGCGCGGCGATCGATTTGGTTCGCTTTCTCGGCCATCGTATCGCGTCGTCAGTTTTCTGTCGGCGACCACTGCGGTTCTATTGCTGCGATGTGAGTTTACTGTTGCCAACGACTGGCCGGCAGGAGCCGTCTTTTTACAGGACGCTTCAATGGAGCCGTACATCGCCGGGATTGTAACCGGCGTCGTCGGACTGGCTCTGGGATTCTTTCTCGATCGCTTTTTGAAGGGAAGCGCCTACAAGAGCCGGGACGAGATTCTGCAGCAGGCCGAACGCGACGCGGAGAATTTTCGCAGAGACCAGGAGATTTCGCTCAAGGAAGAATTGCTCAGACGACGTGAACAACTGGATCAGAAGCTTGACGAACTGAAGGAGGGAGTCCGGCAGCAGGAACGCGAAGTTGACAAGCGTGAAGCGCGTCTGAAGGAACAGCACAGCGATATTCGCAAGAAGGAGCAGATGCTGCAGACCACGCAGGTCAAGCTCACCGAACGCGCCAAGGCCATGGAGGCTCGTGAGAAGGAACTGAATCGCCTGCTGCAGGAAGAGCAGGAGCAGTTGTACAAGATCAGCGGACTCAGCCGCGATCAGGCTCGCGAACAATTGCTTACGCGGGTCGAACGAGAACTTGCTGACGACGTCGGCGGTCTGATCATGAAGCACGAAGCCGAAGTGAAGGCGGAATGCGATCGCCAGGCCCGCGAAATCATCGGCATGGCCGTGCAGCGGTACGCCTCCGCGCACGTTTCGGAAACCACGGTCTCGACCGTCGACATTCCCAGTGACGACATGAAGGGCCGGATCATCGGCCGCGAAGGCCGTAACATTCGCGCGTTCGAAAAGGCGACCGGCGTCGACGTCATCGTGGACGATACTCCGGGGGTCGTCATCATCTCCGCGTTTGACAATGTCCGCCGGGAGATCGGCAAACTGGCGCTCGCCAAGCTGATTCAGGACGGACGCATCCATCCCTCCCGCATCGAAGAAATCGTCGCGGAGACTCAGAAGGAGATGGAAGAGCACATTCGACGGCTGGGAATGGAAGCCTGTGAAGAAGCCGGCATTCGCGGCCTTCACGCGAAGATCGTCGACCTGATGGGACGGCTGCACTTCCGCGTCAGCTACAGCCAGAACGTTCGACAGCACAGCATCGAAGTTGCCTATCTGACGGGAATGCTGGCCGAACAGCTCGGGCTGGACGGTACGCTTGCCCGCCGCTGCGGATTTCTGCACGACATCGGAAAAGCGGCCGATCACGAAATGGAAGGCGGACATCCCGCAGTCGGCGCGGAACTGCTGAAGCGGTACAACGAATGTGAAGAGGTCGTTCACGCCGCTGCCGGTCACCATGATGACATTCGCCCGGACCACATCTACACGGTGCTGGTCGCCGCTGCCGACGCGATCTCCGCTGCCCGACCGGGCGCACGCCGCGAGACTCTGGAAAAGTACGTGCGACGGCTGGAGGAACTGGAAGCCCTGGCCTGCGGGTTCCCCGGTGTGGAACAGGCGTTTGCCGTTCAGGCGGGACGGGAAATTCGCGTCATTCTGGATTCCGGACGAGTCAACGATCGCCAGGCAAGAAAAATGAGCCGGGACATCGCGGACGCCATCGAGCAGTCACTGACCTATCCCGGAGAAATCAAAGTCACTGTTCTGCGCGAAACCAGAACGGTGGAATACGCGAAATAGAAAGCTCTTCGAATGCTGGACCCACTTCTGATTCTGACGATCGGCATCGCCGTTGTTCTGGGAATGATCATCTTCCTGCGGATCAACGCCTTCATTGCGCTGATTTCGGCGGCCATTGTCGTCAGCCTGCTTGCTCCCGGTGCGGTTGAAGACAAAATCAAACGCGTTGCTGACGCGTTCGGAAGTTTGGCCGGCTCCATCGGAATCGTGATCGCTCTGGCGGCGGTCATTGGCCAGTGCATGATGGACAGTGGTGCCGCGGACCGGATCGTGCGGGCGTTTCTGCGGGCTCTGGGCGAAAAACGAGCCTCCTTCGCGCTGATGGGAAGTGGCTTCGTCCTAGCCGTGCCCGTGTTCTTCGACACGGTGTTCTATCTGCTGGTGCCGCTGGCTCGATCTTTGTTTCGCAAGACGAAGAAGAATTACGTGCTGTACATCCTTGCGATTTCGGCCGGAGGAGCGATTACGCACACGCTGGTGCCCCCGACTCCCGGACCGCTGATCATGGCCGCGACGCTGGGAATCGATATCGGTTGGATGATACTGATCGGGTCGATGGTGGCTCTGCCGGCTGCCTTTGCGGGCATCGTTGCCGCCAGCCTGCTGGACCGGCGATACAACATTCCCATGCGTCAGACGGGAACGCAGCCCGAACCGGAACCGCTCGAAGATTCCCAGCTTCCCACACTGTTTGTGTCCCTGCTGCCGATTTTGTTGCCCGTGCTGATGATTTCCTGCAACACGGTGATCACCACGATGGCGGATTCCGGCCGGCCGGGAATGCTGCGAACCACGGAAATCACCGACTGGGCGGCGCTTTCCGACGGGATCAACAATTCCACCGCCGGCAATTACATCGCCGATCAACTTCAGAAAGTCGGCGTCGAGTCCGTTCCGGCAGCTCCTTCGGAAGAACAGCAGGCGGAGATCGTGAAAGGGATGAATCGGCTGCTGGCAGATCGAAAACTTTTCGCCGGAGAAGTTTCAGGATGTTGCGATTCCCGAATGGAAGGTGGACGCCGTCCTGAAACCCGCCGACGGTGACGCATCGGCGGACGATGCCGACACCGCGGTGGCCCGACGTCTGAAGTCATTTTACATGCTGCATTCAGAACTTGGATCGCGAACCAAGCCCGTCGTAATCGAACGCATGAATCGACTGCTGCTGGAAGTGACATTTCCGACGGCGCTCACGCCTCACGTGTGGGATACGTCGCTGCGAAAGCTGAGTGAATGGACGTCACTGATCGGCGACGCGAACCTGGCACTGCTTCTGGCGACGGCGGCGGCAATTTTTGTGTACATGCAGCAGAGGAAACCGACTCTGGAACGGATGGCGCGATCGGTCGAGGATGCCCTGATGAGCGGTGGAGCCATCATTCTGATCACGGCCGCAGGGGGAGCATTCGGCGCGATGCTGGCGGTTGCTCAGATCGGACCCGCGATCGAAGGCATGTTCACGGTGGAATCCGGCTCCGGAGGGACCTTCTACCTGTTTCTCGGCTTCGGCATTGCAGCGCTGCTGAAGATTGCTCAGGGATCCAGCACGACGGCGATGATTGTCGTTTCCGGGATGCTGGCGCCGACGCTGGCCAGCGTCACGCTGCCCTACAACCCGGTCTACGTCGCCACCGCCATCGGAGCCGGGTCGCTGGTTGGGTCGTGGATGAACGACAGCGGATTCTGGGTTTTCGCCAAAATGAGCGGACTGACGGAAACCGAAGCGCTGAAGACGTGGACTCCGCTGCTTCTCGTGCTGGCAGCGGTTAGTATGGGCGTCACCGTTGTGATGTCGATGGTGCTGCCGCTGGCGTGAGTCCGTGATGCGACCCGCTGCCGGTCGCGATATGTCCGACATGCGACCGTCGCGGATCTGTTGTACGAATTGATCGACCGCAGAATTCACCAAACGACCTGCGACGTCAACGGACGCCGGATTGTCGACCTCAGTCAGAACGATTTCCGGCTTTGCGAAGCGGCTTCGTCTGCGAACAATGTTGCTGTTGATGATGTGTCACCTGCTCACCTGAAATCACGTATCCCCTGAGTCATTCGTATGTCGTCCGATGCCACGGATTCGGTTTTGCCTTCGACAGACTGCCTGCGAGATCTGCTGGGCTACCTGAATTTCTCGGACGGGACTCCCGGAACGCGGTTTCAGGCCTGCA contains:
- the scpB gene encoding SMC-Scp complex subunit ScpB, with the protein product MNSLTPFNAERSGRHRDLRSVGSPDGDKTEVSRSWLRSGPAFQLRTSLDDSLLLDDGTLIRSTRLARLEATLLIAGTPVSARKLVQLARLVDVKEVHQLIERLNTSYDRSRSAFRIEPTGTGFQMMTRPALAAWLDRLHHRQARMKLSQPAMETLTIIAYRQPVTRADVESIRGVQSSDLIRQLIDRGLVRVGGEDDSLGRPFLYETTRQFLDMLGLGRIQDMPDFQTLGRTAPAVEPKVDSAEVAAADEAASDNESTRQAPAA
- a CDS encoding transglutaminase domain-containing protein gives rise to the protein MLPRRFPRFLACAALAAAVTAAAADDGSDTEDLSPSQPYSAVRSDPLEHDVEFVVIVTPPYHCQSLDVWIPVPQSDQAQEIANSQFSTFPVETAAQIGNEPIYNNRFAYFHFDHPQGAQIIRHQFQAKVWTLEWNLDAEKTTRPTRWPDRFDPYRRPQPVDDEQQLQTLLQSIVPERTEPGNELRNVMNWVDQNMTYDHVHASLSADANHALAERRGHCSDYHGLCATMGRMLGYPAQVTYGLSLFPKNSPSHCKLEAFLPPYGWVSYDVSETQKLVQKIRNDEQLSSQQKAVLTSAARNRMQSGFRENSWLLLTRGSDYQLIPKSKNPVRVVRTAWIEADGEPLPEPDPANPEQRQFAWMTAHRYTSDKPVQSPFADYTTLEE
- a CDS encoding thymidylate kinase, yielding MTLLIAIEGIDGAGKGTQSRRLTERLYAVGRSATCIQFPRYTDTHFGAAIGDYLNGRFGLLNEVHPQLAAVLYAGDRYESKNLLLESMASHDVVVLDRFVGSNLAHQAAKLQGEDRTRLLAWIETIEHDVFQLPRPALNILIDISAGWSRTLVGRKGQRDYTDAQADIHESDLTYLEDVRQCYVSLAASRDDWCVVNSLSDDGQLRGVDEIADEIFGKAAALL
- the mtaB gene encoding tRNA (N(6)-L-threonylcarbamoyladenosine(37)-C(2))-methylthiotransferase MtaB; this encodes MIQDRTFKLVTLGCKVNQYETQLVREAFRSNGYREAEDADRADLCVVNTCTVTNTGDSKSRQVIRRLARDNPGTKTIVMGCYATRDPQSVSELPNVIEVVTDKRELPDVLGRFGIVDMPGGISEFDGHHRAFVKVQDGCILKCSYCIIPTVRPGLRSRQPGDIEDEVRRLIDNGYREIVLSGIHVGHYGIDTNNLPPGAKPHRLWDLFRRLDSIPGDWRMRLSSIETVEVHDDFIKAAADCGRLCPQFHPALQSGSNTVLQRMRRRYRVQRFLDRLEQIRETLGGDPAFTTDVIVGFPGESDAEFQDTIDTCRRARFMKVHVFPFSRREGTPATDFENQVPPEVIRQRVHRLSELERDLALNFYNSRVASQATLEVLVERSADDHSGYVRGTDRWYMPVELRGTRHEAGQFVSCVADSASRDGVLATRVTVDSESDSCGSMPEDRNTVASFPQPR
- a CDS encoding response regulator; translation: MSLNESLGAPQRCRILVMDDEPLVREAIAMLLKSMQYDVLDAATGEEALQILRELPPTDPPLLLIALLDLTVLHGQGGHEIIDPLRQEFPDVKAVVMTGRQDDPLVANFEEHGFVAVLSKPFQAKDLSELIQRLCDMP